A DNA window from Camelina sativa cultivar DH55 chromosome 13, Cs, whole genome shotgun sequence contains the following coding sequences:
- the LOC104738028 gene encoding putative disease resistance protein At4g11170 has protein sequence MDVLNELPSTDFDQLVRTEDHVGKIKSMLRLESDEVKIVGIWGSAGIGKTTIARALYNQVSSNFELKFYKENLGGMFRRISLDPISLKSHLENELHSGILDYRDMKIPDLQEAQFRIMHQRVLLILDDVCSEEIQALANLIQYLKFGSKVIMTNENLFTLMHNGIDQIYKVAFPSSEEALQIFSYSAFGQSSPPRGYLEHANEVANLIAPFPLALKILGSALRGKSKEEWTMAPAKLKTYVDVTDIEKAIRFAYDGLSENHKTLFFSLGDSSYWSKNGLYSLSALNSYIRRDWDIEKGVQTLADMALISISRGDGDLIMMHYLVKLMCRRLTYFN, from the coding sequence ATGGATGTTTTGAACGAGTTGCCATCAACGGATTTTGATCAGTTAGTTAGAACAGAAGATCATGTAGGAAAGATTAAATCGATGTTACGCTTGGAATCGGATGAGGTTAAAATAGTGGGGATCTGGGGTTCTGCAGGTATTGGCAAAACCACCATAGCTAGAGCTTTGTACAATCAAGTTTCCAGCAACTTCGAACTTAAGTTTTACAAAGAGAATCTTGGGGGAATGTTTAGGAGGATTAGTCTTGACCCCATTAGCTTGAAAAGTCATTTGGAAAACGAGTTACACTCTGGAATTTTAGATTATAGGGACATGAAGATACCTGACTTGCAGGAGGCGCAATTTAGAATAATGCACCAGAGAGTCCTCCTCATTCTTGATGATGTCTGTTCTGAGGAGATACAAGCTTTGGCAAATCTGATTCAGTATCTTAAATTTGGAAGTAAGGTTATCATGACGAATGAAAATCTATTCACATTGATGCATAATGGGATCGACCAGATATACAAAGTTGCTTTCCCATCGAGTGAAGAGGCTTTACAGATCTTCTCATACTCTGCGTTTGGACAAAGCTCTCCACCAAGAGGTTACTTGGAGCATGCAAATGAAGTAGCTAATCTTATTGCTCCTTTTCCACTTGCTCTCAAGATCTTAGGCTCGGCTTTACGTGGGAAGAGCAAAGAGGAGTGGACAATGGCACCGGCTAAACTCAAAACTTATGTTGACGTCACGGATATTGAGAAAGCTATTAGATTTGCGTACGATGGTTTATCTGAGAAtcacaaaactttgtttttctcGTTAGGCGATTCTTCTTATTGGAGTAAGAACGGGTTGTACTCGCTTTCCGCCTTAAACTCGTATATAAGGAGAGACTGGGACATAGAGAAAGGGGTACAAACCCTAGCTGATATGGCTCTTATCTCTATATCTAGGGGGGACGGAGATTTAATCATGATGCATTATCTCGTTAAGTTAATGTGTAGAAGGTTAACTTATTTCAATTAA
- the LOC104735848 gene encoding probable disease resistance protein RPP1: MHQRVLLVLNPVSSVELQGLRNLIQRLSFGSKVIVTNEILSTLKNNGIEQIYKVTYPSSEEALQIFSYSAFGQSSPPEVLDLQRRSKSEQGSSSTDSGGVVLSLRCSYGSGKRRRRSGVRAPGLRTPVGYRRSFSAPPFQRLAVTIAEAEG, encoded by the exons ATGCACCAGAGAGTCCTTCTCGTTCTTAACCCTGTCAGTTCCGTGGAGCTACAAGGTTTGCGGAATCTGATTCAGCGTCTTAGTTTCGGAAGCAAGGTGATTGTGACGAATGAGATTTTATCTACGTTGAAGAATAACGGAATCGAGCAGATATACAAAGTTACGTATCCATCAAGCGAAGAGGCTCTACAGATATTCTCATACTCTGCGTTTGGGCAAAGCTCTCCACCGGAG GTGTTGGATTTGCAAAGAAGATCCAAGAGTGAGCAAGGGTCATCTTCTACCGACAGTGGTGGCGTGGTTCTCTCTCTTCGGTGTAGTTATGGCTCCGGTAAGCGGAGAAGAAGATCTG GTGTAAGGGCTCCTGGTTTGAGGACGCCGGTGGGTTATCGCCGGAGCTTCTCGGCTCCTCCGTTTCAACGGCTCGCTGTGACTATAGCGGAAGCCGAAGGGTGA
- the LOC104738029 gene encoding disease resistance protein RML1A-like, whose amino-acid sequence MASSSSLSTRQNSYDVFPSFSSQDVRRTFLSHFLEGLKSKGIKTFTENGIMRGDCINSELEKAIKESRIAVVILSKNYVSSSKCLNELQLIMECRDTLGQTVMTIFYDVDPSDVKKQTGDFGKAFEETCHGKAEEQKQRWSQALTQVALIAGEHSVSWLV is encoded by the exons atggcatcttcttcttctttatcaactCGTCAAAACAGCTATGATGTTTTCCCAAGCTTCTCCAGTCAAGATGTCCGGAGAACCTTTCTCAGCCATTTTCTTGAAGGGTTGAAAAGCAAAGGAATTAAAACGTTCACAGAAAATGGGATCATGAGGGGCGACTGTATCAACTCTGAGCTCGAAAAAGCTATTAAAGAATCAAGGATTGCCGTCGTGATCCTCTCTAAGAACTACGTCTCTTCGAGTAAGTGTTTAAACGAGCTGCAACTGATCATGGAGTGCAGGGACACTCTTGGGCAGACTGTGATGACAATCTTCTACGATGTAGATCCCTCTGATGTCAAAAAACAAACCGGAGATTTTGGAAAAGCCTTCGAGGAAACTTGTCATGGGAAGGCAGAAGAACAAAAGCAGAGATGGAGTCAAGCTTTGACTCAAGTTGCTCTTATTGCCGGAGAACATTCTGTCTCATG GTTGGTTTAG
- the LOC104735849 gene encoding probable disease resistance protein RPP1 produces MSLQGILKSVWGKSRKDSDSSMYPQMASSAPFSSSSSSSSSLSTRQYTYDVFPSFSGQDVRRTFLSHFLEGLKSKGIKTFIDNGIMRSESINSELVRAIRESRIAVVILSKNYASSSWCLNELQLIMDCRASLGQTVMTIFYDVEPSDVRKQTGEFGNTFEQTCYGKTEEEKQRWRQALTEVAVIAGEHSDSWASEAEMIEKIVMDVSNELPSTDFDKLVGIEAHVANMKSKICLESDEVKIVGIWGPAGIGKATIARNLYNQVSSYFQLKYYREPVWKTGSNATGLHNELLSGMLDHRDMKIPHMLEAQYRLMHQRVLLVLDNVNTEELQALQNLSQYLKFGSKVIVMIEDIYALRRCGIEQIYKVAFPSSDEALQIFSYSAFGQSSPPRGYLEHANEVTKLIAPFPLGLKILGSALRGKSKEEWTMVPAKLKSYLNDTDIQKAIRFAFDGLSEKHRTLFQSLADSRYWGKNVNNAIYSLAKTDWDVEKGLQTLADLALISKSADGEIMMHDLIQSMLWSGRLR; encoded by the exons ATGTCGTTGCAAGGAATTCTCAAGTCGGTTTGGGGGAAATCAAGAAAAGATAGTGACTCTTCTATGTACCCTCAAATGGCTTCTTCTGCTCctttttcttcgtcttcttcatcttcttcatcgttaTCAACTCGTCAATACACCTACGATGTCTTCCCAAGCTTCTCTGGTCAAGATGTCCGCAGAACTTTTCTCAGCCACTTTCTTGAAGGGTTGAAAAGCAAGGGAATCAAAACGTTCATAGATAATGGGATCATGAGGAGTGAGTCTATCAACTCTGAGCTCGTAAGAGCTATTAGAGAATCAAGGATTGCTGTCGTGATCCTCTCTAAGAACTACGCTTCTTCGAGTTGGTGTCTAAACGAGTTGCAGCTGATAATGGACTGCAGAGCTTCTTTAGGACAAACTGTGATGACTATTTTCTATGACGTCGAGCCTTCTGATGTGAGAAAGCAGACTGGCGAATTTGGAAATACATTTGAACAAACCTGTTATGGGAAGACGGAGGAAGAGAAGCAGAGATGGAGACAAGCTTTGACTGAAGTTGCAGTTATTGCTGGAGAGCATTCTGACTCATG GGCTAGTGAGGCTGAGATGATAGAGAAGATCGTCATGGATGTTTCAAACGAGTTGCCATCAACGGATTTTGATAAGTTAGTTGGAATTGAAGCTCATGTAGCAAATATGAAATCGAAGATATGCTTAGAATCCGACGAGGTGAAGATTGTGGGGATATGGGGTCCTGCAGGTATTGGCAAAGCCACCATAGCTAGAAATTTATACAATCAAGTTTCCAGCTACTTCCAACTTAAGTATTATAGGGAGCCAGTTTGGAAAACTGGCTCTAACGCAACGGGATTGCATAACGAATTACTATCTGGAATGTTAGATCATAGAGACATGAAGATACCTCACATGTTAGAGGCGCAATATAGGTTAATGCACCAGAGAGTCCTTCTCGTTCTTGATAATGTCAATACCGAAGAGCTACAAGCTTTGCAAAATCTAAGTCAGTATCTTAAATTCGGAAGTAAGGTGATTGTGATGATTGAAGATATATATGCATTGAGGCGTTGTGGGATCGAGCAGATATACAAAGTTGCTTTCCCATCGAGCGATGAGGCTTTACAGATATTCTCATACTCTGCGTTTGGGCAAAGCTCTCCACCAAGAGGTTACTTGGAGCATGCAAATGAAGTAACTAAACTTATTGCTCCTTTTCCACTTGGTCTCAAGATCTTAGGCTCGGCTTTACGTGGGAAGAGCAAAGAGGAGTGGACCATGGTACCTGCTAAACTGAAGAGCTATCTTAACGACACGGATATTCAGAAAGCAATTAGATTTGCGTTCGATGGTTTGTCTGAGAAGCACAGAACTTTATTTCAATCGTTAGCAGATTCTAGATATTGGGGTAAGAATGTGAACAACGCCATCTACTCGCTTGCCAAGACAGACTGGGACGTGGAGAAAGGGTTACAAACCCTAGCTGATCTGGCTCTCATCTCTAAATCTGCGGATGGAGAAATCATGATGCATGATTTGATACAGTCAATGCTTTGGAGTGGTAGACTTAGATAA